In the genome of Abyssalbus ytuae, the window TAAATCCTACACTTTTATTATGGTTTAACCGTTGTCTTAAAATTTAATAAAGTTATATATTATTCGCTTTATTAAACAATAACTTTTAAGGCATGAAGTATCCCTATGTGATAGTTGATAATCAAACACAGGCGATCGACAGGTTAAAGGAAGCTTTCAGGGATTATCCTGAGTATTATTGTGTTGGTATTTCAGGAAATCGTGACGATGCTGTCAGTTTAATTCTGGATAAATCTCCACGGCTGGTCTTCCTCGAAGTTGAAATACCTGATTGTTACAATAACATGAGTGTTTTCTCACTTATCAATGAACTAAAAAAATACATTGATACCTTACCGGAAATTATAGTTACAACTACCTCTGATCAATATGCCATAGAAGCAATACGAAATGGCGTTCATGATTATTTATTGAAGCCGCTTAGTAACAATTACCTGAAAATGGCATTGCTCCGTTTTTCAAAAAAACAGCAAGAGTTACCTGAAACAATTTGTGTAAAATCTCATGGAGATTACAGGTATGTTAATATGAATGAAGTACTTTATTTAAAGGCAGATAACAACACTACCGATTTTTATATGTCGGATGGAAAAACAATAGGAGCATATAAGACTTTGAAGTATTTTGAAGAAAGCCTTCCAAAATATTTTGTGCGCATTCATAATAGTTACATAATAAATACAAATTATGTAACCAGGATTCATTTTGGAAAATCCAAATTTTCTATTAAAGATTTTACTGATACTATACCCTTCTCTAAATCTTACAAAGAGAATGTAGAATTAATAAAAAATAATTTGTCTCAACAAAACTTGTTATACGTTTAGAAAAAATTAGATAAATTCATCTACCATTTAAAAGCGTCCAGTTACTCATAAATGAATACTATCTACTAATAAGAATACTAAACACTATAGTCAGGTAAAAATTCTGGATAAATTTGAATGAAATTAAAAACTAAATCATAGATGTGATTTAGTTTTTAATTAAAAAATAAAATTCTAATTAATAAAACTTTTGTAATAATCATAAAACAACTATTTAGTATGAAAAAATTTAGACTTTTAATTATAGCTTTTTTGTTTGCTCCTATGGTTTTAACCACTACTTCCTGCGAAAATGAAGATAACACGGCAGAATTATATGAATTAGATATTCAAGATAATATAACTGCTACTGGTTCAGAAACTGAATATGAAAATGATGGGGGAGATGAGCCAGGTCAGAATTGACAATAAATTATTTATTTAAAATAAAATAAAACATTAAAAAAATTAAGGGCTGCAGAGTGTAAGCCCTTAATTTTTTTTAATTCTTTTTTTTAAACAAAGTCTACATAATATTGTATTTTTATGTAAATCATTTAGATTAAATTTAAATAAATGCATATTTGAATGTCCAAGTATATATTTATATTTTGCTTTGTTTTAATTGTCATTGGCTGCTCTCGAGCAAAAAAACTTTCTAATATAAATACTTTGCCAGTTATTGATAGTATAAACTACTTCATTAAAGAAGCAAATCAAAAAACTTTGGATTATAAAATTAGAGGAATGTGGGCTTTAAAGGCGAGATATTTAGTGCCGGAAATACCAGATTCTCTAAAACCGAGATATTATTATGATATAGCTATAAGCTTTTATAGAATTAAGGATTTTGAAAAATATCATGATATAAGTTTAAAAGCTTTAAAAAGTGCTAAAAAAAATGAAAAAGATACTATTTATGCAGAATCACTTTATAATTTGGCTTATTACTATTTAAATAAAAATTATAGAAGTGATAGTGCCTATTTTTATTTTAATGAGATGGAAAAAGCATACTCAAAAATTAAGGATACTTTGAAAATAGGCCAAGCAATATTAAATAAGGGAATTGTACAACAAGGCGAAAATGATTATTTTGGGGCTCAAGCGACTGTTGTAAGAGCTATTCCTTATTTTGAAATTGTAAAGGACGATCGTTTTTTATCCTCTGCATATAACACTTTAGCTAATTTAGACATTGAATTAGGAGAATATAATAATGCTATTCAAAATCATCAAAAAGCATTAGCATATCGTCGGAAATTAGAAAATAAATATTTAGAAGCCCATTCTTTAAATAATATTGGGGTAGTTTACAAAGAGCAAAAGAAATATGATAAAGCGATTGAGTATTATTCTCAAGCTTTGTCTTATAAGAACCTTTATGAAGAAAAGCCATTGTTTTATGCTAAGGTTCTAGATAATTTAGCGTATGCTAAATTTAAATCAGGAATAAAAAGTGATCTACCCACATTATTCTATAAAGCTTTTAAAATAAAAGATAGTCTTAAAGATTTTATAGGTATACTTTCATCAAAGATTAAATTAGCTGAATACTTTGAAGAGAATAATAAGAAAGATTCAGCAAAATTTTATGCTTATGAAGCAAAAGAATTAGCCGAAAAACTTAAACTTAAAGATGAACAATTAAAAGTTTTGAGTGTGTTATCGCGTTTAGAATCCGAAGAGAAAGCTTTAGCTTTTAGTCAGCAATATATAGCTATTAGTGATAGTCTTCAAATGCAGGAGCGTACATCTCGTAATCAGTTTGCCCGTATCCGTTTTGAAACCGATCAGATAGTTTCGGAAAATGAAAAAATTACAAGGGAAAAAGAACTTTTGGTGTTTGTTATTGCAATTTTATTTACCTTGGGGTTACTGTTGTATATTATTATAAAACAAATGAACCAGAATAAAGAGTTAATGTACCAGCAACAACAGCAACAGGCAAATGAAGAAATTTATAATTTAATGCTTTCACAACAAATTAAACTTGAAGAAGGGCGACAACTGGAAAAACAACGGATTTCAAGAGATCTGCATGACGGGGTTTTGGGTAGTTTATTTGGCACCAGGCTAAGCCTTGAAAGTTTAATACTAAGGGATACTCAAAACAGTGAAGAAAAATCAAGACATATACGTGAACTTAAAAAAATTGAACAGGAAATAAGAAATATTTCTCACGATTTAAGTTCAGAATTGTTTTCGTCAGACCTTGGGTATGTGGAAGTAGTGGAAAAACTTATTAAAACACAAACCAGTATTACCAATCTGGATTTTGAGTTTATAAACAATGCCGATATAAAATGGGACAGGGTTTCCAGCAAAGTAAAAATACATTTGTACCGAATTATACAGGAGGCATTGCAAAACATAAATAAACATGCTCATGCAACTAAAGTAAGGGTTAAACTCCTGGAAAATAAAAAATCTATACATTTGGAAATTGTGGATAATGGAGTGGGGTTTAAAGTAGACAAAACAAAAGGTGGTATTGGCCTTAAAAATATAGAAACACGGGTTTTGGAAGTATCTGGGAAAATAAATATTACAAGTGAAAAAAATAAAGGAACTACAATGACAATAAATGTTCCTTTACAATAAATCAAAATAATGGAAAACATAGTTAGAATTTTAATGATCGATGACCATCCCATGATCATCGAAGGTTATCAAAACACTTTGTTGGGAAATAAAAAAGAAGGAAATTATGAACTGGACATAAGTATAGCAAATACATGTGACCAGGCATTTGAAAAAATAAAAAGCTCCGCCTCATCTGCCACTCCGTTCGATGTTTTGTTTATAGACATAAATTTACCACCGTCCTCTAACGGTACCATTACCTCGGGGGTAGATTTAGCAGTACATGCAAAACGTTTATTGCCGGATGCAAAAATTATTATCCTTACTATGCACAATGAAGATTTTCGTATTCACAATGTGTTAAAAAATGCCGATCCGGATGGGTTTTTGATAAAGAGTGATTTAACTTCTGAAGAATTGATTTTAGCCTTCAATTCCATAATGTCCGGTACACCCTATTATAGCTCAACGGTAAATAACCATTTCAGAAAACGCATAAAAAATAACTTTACCCTCGATGAAAAAAATATAAAAATATTATATCACTTATCCCGGGGAGTAAAAACCAAAAACCTTACCAATTATATAGGGCTGTCATTAAGTGCTATTGAAAAACGAAAAAGCCAGATAAAAGAACTGTTTGATATAGCCGAAGGTGATGATGAAGCACTACTCGGTGAAGCCCGTAAAAGAGGATTTATATAATATTCAAAAAAAATGTTAAAGTATGAGGTTTAACCGTAACATTTTTGATTTGTTAAAATAAAGGTTATAAATATTTTATACATACTTTTGAATTAGATAAAAAACTGAGTTTGAAAAGAAACTAAGATTAAGATTTAGTAAAACGCATTACCTTAAATTAGTTTGAGAACAGGTTTAAGATGCAAATCTTTAAAATGAGTTTTTAGTTTCTTTAAAAAGTCAAATGGTGTTAATTCTCTTCAAGCCTATTCGTAAATCCATTATGACTTAGGGGGGCAAACTCAGTTTTTTTATTTTGAATTAGCACAGCTAACAGGTTAAAGTTAAAATAAAATTACGGGTTTTCCGTAATTTTTTTATGTCCTATCAACTTTACTATAAAAAGTAGATTATATATTTTTACAAATATAAAACTGAGTTTGAGAGAAGCTAAAATTTTTCAAAAGCACATCCTAAAGTAGTTTGAGAACAGGTTTAAGATGCAATCCTTATTAATATTAAGAATTAGTTTTAGTTTCTTTGGTCATTTGTTTTTATTCTCTTCAAGCCTATTCAATAACAAATGACCTAGGGGGACAAACTCAGTTTTTTTATTGTATACAAGTTCGTTTTTTCTTATACTCCTTTTTGTTCGAATACTCTATTTAACTGCTTCAATTTTTTGTAGCTTTGTATGGCTATTTTAATAAGATGGAAGAAGAAAAAGTAATTTTAGTTAATGAAAAAAACGAACAAATTGGTGTAATGGGAAAAATGGAAGCCCATGAAAAAGCTTTACTCCACAGGGCATTTTCCGTGTTTGTTTTCAATAATAAAGGAGAAACATTACTCCAAAAAAGAGCATTACACAAATATCATTCTCCGGGATTATGGACCAATACATGCTGCAGCCATCAAAAGGAAGGTGAAAGTAATATAGAAGCAGGAAAAAGAAGATTAATGGAAGAAATGGGATTTACAACCTCCCTTGAAGAATCCGTTTCCTTTATTTATAAAGCACCTTTTGATAATGGATTGACGGAGCATGAATATGATCATGTTTTAACAGGGAGATTTGAAGGTGAACCTAATATAAACCCAGATGAGGTGGTAGAGTGGAAATGGATGAATCTGGAAGATATTAAAAATGATATCGGTTTGCAGCCCCATATCTATACTGAGTGGTTTAAAATTATTTTTGATAATTTTTATAATCATTTAAAAAAACAATCGGATGAAAGTAAAAGTTAGCAGGAAAGCTCATTTTAATGCTGCTCACAGATTGTATAATAATAAGTGGGACTTAGATAAAAACACTGCTGTGTTTGGTAAATGTAATAACCCTAATTTTCACGGGCATAATTATGAATTAATAGTGAGTGTAACAGGGCATATCCATCCTGAAACCGGATATGTGATGGACATGAAAGAACTTAAGGAACTTATTTATAATGAAATAGAGCAGGTATTTGATCATAAAAATCTGAATCTGGATGTGGATGAATTCAAAAACCTTAATCCAACTGCCGAAAATATAGCTGTAGTTATATGGAATAAGTTGAGGCCATATATAGCTGAAGAAAATGAGCTTGAAGTGGTTTTATTCGAAACACCCCGTAATTTTGTAACATATACAGGTGTTTAAATGAGTTTACAACCGGGAAATACAATACCGTTTTTCAGGCTTAAGGATCAAAACGGCAAAGAATTTGACATTTCTTCTTTAATAGGAAAACAACCTTTTGTAATATATTTTTATCCTAAAGATTTTACACCAGGCTGCGTAAAAGAAGCCTGTAGTTTTAGAGATAATTATGAAACCTTCAAGGAAATGGGTGCCGAAGTGATCGGAATCAGTTCGGATTCTGAAAACAAACACCAAAAATTTTCAACAACCTATAATTTACCTTTCACTTTACTTTCAGATCCCCGCAATAAAGTCCGGGAACTTTTTGGGGTAAAGAAAAATCTTTTCGGTTTGCTTCCTGGCAGGGAAACATACGTATGTAACAGCGAAGGAAAAGTAATGATGGTATTTAATAGTGTTAAATCGGCCGCACATATAGAAAAAGCATTAACCATATTAAAAAATATAAAAAAATGAATTTATATCCTCTAAAATTTAAACCAATATACAAAGAACGCATTTGGGGAGGGACCAAGTTAAACAGCGAATTAAATAAAGATGCAGAAGGAGATTTAATAGGAGAAAGTTGGGAACTTTCTGATGTTAAAGGTGATGTGTCAATAATTTCTAATGGAAATTTACAAGGAAGATCATTAGAAGAAGTCATACAGCAAAGCAAAGAAGAATTATTAGGAAAAAGTGTGGTAGAGAGGTTTGGGAACAAGTTTCCCGTTCTTATAAAATTCATTGATGCTAAACAGGACCTTTCCATTCAATTACATCCTCATGATGACCTGGCCATGAAAAGACATAATTCCTTTGGAAAGACCGAAATGTGGTACATCATGCAAGCTGATCCCGGAGCCAAACTAATAGTAGGATTTAATAAAGATGTTAGCAAGGAAGAATACGTACAACATCTGCAGGGCGGTACTCTTCTGGATATTTTAAATTATGAGACTGTAAAAGAAGGAGATACTTTTTTTATCAATACCGGAAAAATTCACGCTATAGGTGCAGGTGTATTATTAGCCGAAATACAGCAGACATCCGATATAACTTACCGGGTGTACGATTTTAACAGGAAGGATAAAGACGGAAATACCCGCGAACTTCATACCGAACTGGCTGTCGATGCAATTGATTATAAAAAGAAAGATGATTTCAAGGTAAAATATGAAGCTACTAAGAATAAACACAATAATATGGTAGCATGTAAATATTTTACCACTAACTACCTTGATATAAATGGTAAACTAACTGTTAACCTGGAAGAAAGAGATTCCTTTACCATCTATATGTGTGTAAGTGGTTCGGCACAAATAGATACCTCAAACGGAAGTGAAACCATACAAAGAGGGGAAACAATATTGATACCTGCTGCTATTAAAAATTTAGATATTAAAGCAGGTTCAGCTAAATTATTGGAAGTTTATATTTAAATTTACATAAAAACAAAAACACACATGGCTAGTATAAGAGATTTAAAAAAAGATATAAATAACGCTTTTGGAGAAATAATAGAAGCAGTATATGTATGGGAACTTGCCTCGGGGAAAAAGAATTCAAAAGAAGGAAATGCTATCATAGATGATGCTATAAGTGCTTTTGACGAGCTTATTACCAAGATAAACAACAGAAAAGTTAAAGACAGAAGTAAACATTTAATATCTGTAAATAAGGAGTTTGAAGAAAAGGCCACAGCATTAATTGAAAGGCTGAACAAATTAGATTAAAAAAAAACTTCAAAATATTTGTAAATATTAAATTCAATCTTAAATTTGCACCCGCCTTACAATAGTAAGGCATAAGGCCGGCATAGCTCAGTTGGCCAGAGCACGTGATTTGTAATCTCGGGGTCGTGGGTTCGAATCCCTCTGCCGGCTCAAAAAGCTTCCTCATTTCAGGAAGCTTTTTTGTTTTAAATTATTCGCTAGAAGTATATTAGAATTATTATTTCCGTATATAATTTAAACCATACAGAAATTTAAAAGTAATTTTTCCGGTATATCTTTAAAAACTTAAACAGCAGTCAGCTCAGATTATTAAGAACAGGTATTTTTATGTTTATCGAAGGATGAGTTCTTTTACCAGCTCTTTTCCCAGTTCTTCATTTATCATCTTTATAATTTTTTCTTTTCCGTAGCTTAGTTCTTCTCTCAAAACAGAAGAAGATAAAGAAACATATAAAGTTGTATTTTTTAATTGTACATCAGCAGTATAATTATTTACGCCTTTGCCCATTAAATTTACCCATGCTTCCCTCACGTTCACCCTATCTATTCCTTTTTCAAGTTTATTCTCATGAATAAACTCTTTCAGGGCATCACTTAAAGAAATATGTTCGTTATGTCGTGGCATGAGTATTATTAATTTTTACAAAGGTAATACCTAATTTATTAAACTACAGTTGAAACATTTTGAAACTTAAGCCGGTTTCTTTTATAACGCTTTCAGTCCTGCCGGCATGTGTATCACTGATAAAAATTTGCCCGAACCCCTCTTCGTTTACTAATTTTATAATTTGTGCTACCCGGCTCTCATCTAATTTATCAAAAATATCATCCAGTAGAAGAATGGGGGTTACACCTGCCTGCTCCTTTATAAAGTCAAATTGAGCAAGTTTTAAAGCTATTAAAAAGGATTTTTGTTGTCCCTGGCTTCCAAATTTCTTTACAGGGTAATTTTCTATTTCAAAATTCAGGTCGTCTTTATGAATACCTACAGATGTATACTGTAAAGCTTTGTCTTTATTTATATTTTGTTCCAGCAGCGTTTTTAAATCATTTTCAAATAAATGGCTTTCATATACAAGGTCTACATTTTCTTTTCCTCCGGATATAGATTCATACCTTTTTTTAAAAATAGGAATAAACAGTTCGAGAAAGTCTTTCCGGGCTTTAAAAACATAATAGCCAAAGTCATTTAACTGCTCATTGTATATGGAAAGCGTTTCGGGGTCAAAAGTATTGTTTAAAGCAAAATATTTTAATAAAGAGTTACGTTGCGAAACAGTTTTGTTGTAATTAATAAGGTTTTTTAAATATACTTTGTCGCTTTGCGATATAACACTGTCAATAAATTTTCTTCTTGTTTCGCTTCCCTCAATTATAAGATCCCTGTCTGCCGGCGAAATGATAACCAGGGGTAAAAAACCTATATGGTCCGAAAACTTCTCGTAGGCCTTCCCATTTCTTTTAATTACCTTTTTCTGTCCCTTTTTTAAACTGCAAATTATTTTTTCATTCCTCTCATTTTTTTCAAAATCGCCGTCAATCACAAAAAAGTTTTCATTGTGTTTAATATTTTGTGTGGCAACGGGGTTAAAATAACTCTTTCCAAATGACAAATGATAAACAGCATCCAGTACATTTGTTTTGCCTACACCGTTATTGCCGGTAAGGCAATTTATTTTAGGATTAAATTCAAAAGTTTCAGAAGAAAAGTTCTTGTAATTAATAAGCGATATTTTTTTTAAAAACATATTCTGTTACGGCATTAAATTCTGTCTTTCAATGTGCTAAAATAAGAGTAAAATATTCAAAATTATCAAATAAAATGTCTTTCCTTTTGGAATAAAAATTTTATTTTTGCGGGGCTTAAATAAAAGGAATAAAATGGCAACTTATAAAAAAAGAGGTTACAAACCACAAACCAAAAAAGAAGCTGAACATATTGAAGAGACCGAAAGCACTACAGCTGAGGTATTTAGCACTTTAGATGAGAAGGCATCGAAGACAGAAGAGTGGGTAGCCGGAAACCAAAAATATATTTTAGGAGTGATTGGTGCAGCAGTTTTGGTTGTATTGGCATATTTAGGATATCAGCAGTTCATTGTATCACCTGCAGAAGAAGAAGCATCCAATGAAATGTTTTTTGCACAGCAGTACTTTGATGAAGCCGTTAACAGTACAGATAAAGATTCATTGTTTACCCTGGCATTAAACGGGGCAGAAGGCAAATACGGTTTATTGGATATTATTGATAAGTACAGTGGCACAAAGGCGGCAAATCTGGCCAACTACAGTGCGGGAATGGCATATTTAAATATGAACGACTACGAAAATGCCATCACTTATCTTCAGAACTTTAAATCGGAAGACTTAATTTTGGGAGCCCTTGCAAAAGGTGGAATAGGCGATGCTTTTTCACAATTAGGACAATTGGAAGACGCATTAGAATACTACGAAAAAGCCTTTCAGTACAGCGACAATAATTTTACTACTCCTAAATTTCTATTAAAAGCAGGTATAGCTGCTATGGAGTTAGGCCAAAATGATAAAGCTGTTAAATACTTTCAAAGAATAAAAGACGAATATTCTACTTCTGAAGAAGGAAGGACCATAGATATTTATTTAGGGAAAGCCGAAAACACTAAACAGTAATGGCTACTGAAAATAAAAACTTATCTCATTACGATAAAGCTACAATCCCAAATGCGAAGAATTTTCGGTTTGGGATTGTTGTTTCCGAATGGAACAGCAATATAACCCATAACCTGTTTAAAGGAGCTAAAGAAGCACTTTTAGACTGTGGAGCCATTGAAAAAAACATCATAAAGTGGGATGTTCCCGGGAGTTTCGAACTTGTTTTCGGGGCAAAAAAAATGATTGAAAACCAAAATGTAGATGCCGTTATTGCCATTGGCAGTGTAATTCAGGGCGAAACAAAACATTTTGATTTTGTGTGCAGTGCCACGGCCCAAGGTATAAAAGACCTTAACGTACAACACAACACCCCGGTTATATTTTGTGTTCTTACCGATAATACCATGCAGCAGGCCATAGAAAGGAGCGGTGGTAAACACGGCAACAAAGGCACCGAAGCTGCCATAGCCGCCATTAAAATGGCTGCATTAGGAAAATAAACTCTCTTACTATTATTTTTCATTTTCCGGTTGTTAACATTTTTTAGCACATAATGCCCTTTATTCTATATCATTTTGAGTAATTTTGATTGAATTAAGATTATTTTGTTGTGAAGATTAATGTATTTAAAAGAAGAAAAAACAGGAGGTTTAATTACACACCCCGTTATTATGATGGTAAAGATATAGGTAATCCTTACGACCTGGATTCGAAATTTGCAAAATACAGAGAAACCACTAATAGCGGAGATTTGAGCTCTCAATGGAAGGAAGCCAGGGAGGCAAGCAGAAACAGAGGTAACCGGGAAGTAAATACCCGGTTAATCATTATAATAATTATTTTAGTTCTCATAACACTTTACATTTTCGATTTCGATCTTTCAATTTTTACCACTAGAAGATAAATGGCAGATATAATTAAGCTTTTACCGGATCATGTTGCCAATCAAATTGCAGCAGGGGAGGTGGTACAACGCCCTGCATCTGTTGTAAAAGAATTACTTGAAAACGCTATTGATGCAGGATCAACTCATATAAAACTCATTATAAAAGACGCTGGAAAAACGCTCATCCAGGTTATAGACAACGGTATGGGCATGAGCGCTACTGATGCAAGGCTTTCTTTTGAAAGGCATGCAACTTCTAAAATTCAAACAGCCGAAGATCTGTTTAAATTAAATACTAAAGGTTTCAGGGGTGAAGCACTGGCCTCTATTGCAGCTATTGCCCATGTAGAGATGAATACAAGGGAGGAAACCAACGATGTGGGGACAAAACTTATTATTGAAGGAAGTAAAGTTGTATCACAGGAGGTAACCGTTACCCCAAAAGGAACCTCGGTAGCTGTAAAAAACCTTTTTTATAACATTCCTGCCCGGCGTAATTTTTTAAAATCAGACAATGTAGAGCTAAGGCATATAACCGATGAGTTTCACAGGGTAGCCATGGCACACCCCAATGTGCATTTTGATTTTTATAACAACGGAAGTGAAATATTCAATTTGCCCGTTTCCAATTTAAGACAAAGGGTTGTAAATATATTTGGTGGTAAAACAAACGAAAAGCTGGTTCCCATCAGCGAAAATACCGAGGTGGTAAATATAAACGGATTTGTATGCAAGCCGGAATTTTCCAAAAAAACCAGGGGAGAACAGTTTTTCTTTGTCAATAACAGGTTTATAAAGAGTTCCTACCTGCATCATGCAGTTTCGGCAGCTTTTGAAGGCCTGATAAACGACAATGTACACCCCGGGTATTTTTTATATTTTGAGGTAAACCCTTCTTCTATTGATATTAACATACACCCTACCAAAACCGAAATAAAGTTTGATGATGAGCATACACTGTATGCTATTTTACGCTCCTCGGTAAAGCATAGCCTGGGGCAGTTTAATGTAGCCCCTGTTTTAGATTTTGAAAGGGATTCTAATTTAGACACTCCTTACAGTTATAAAAACAAGCAGGCAGGCGTGCCTGCCATAGAGGTTGATGCCGGCTTTAACCCCTTTAAGGAAGAAACTAAAAAAAGTTTTTCATCATCCGGTTTTAAAAAAGACAAAACCGCCAACTGGGAAAGTTTATATGTAGGCCTGGAATCAAAATCTAATTTTGAAAACGATTTCAGTACGGTTCAGTTTGAGTCGGAAGAAGTTACCGGTTCTTTTTTTGAGGATGAAAAAACAGGCACTGACGGGGCCATTACTTACCAGTTGCACCGAAAGTACATTGTTACCACCATAAAATCCGGTTTGGTTATTATAGATCAGTACCGGGCCCACCAACGGGTGTTATACGAACAGTTTTTAAAAAATATAACTGTAAAAGAAGGAGTAAGCCAGCAATTACTTTTTCCTTTAACCCTTACTTTTTCAAAAGCCGAAATGCAACTTCTGGGGGAGTTAAAAGAAAGCCTGGAAAGCACGGGGTTTGCCTTCTCCGGTTTTAAGGAAGACAGTGTTGAAATTACCGGGGTACCGGTAAATGTTACCGAAAGTGAAGCAGGAATATTGCTCGACCAGCTCCTGTCCGACTTTCAGCAGGAAGTACCTGACAGCGGATTTTCCCAAACCGACCTTCTGGCAAAAACCCTTAGTAAAACCCTGGCCATACGATCAGGTGAAAAATTGGATGTAAATTCACAGGAAGCTTTGGTAAATAATTTATTTGCGTGTAAGGAACCCGCAATTTCACCGTTTAATAAACAAACCTATATAACAATGGCGGTGAATGAAATTGATAATAAATTTTTGTAAATGATTAGAATTACTGACACTGTTAAGCACTTACTTATAATAAATGTACTGGTATGGATAGCTACCCTTACCATAGGTAATTACGGCGATGTTTTTAATAATTTATTCGCCCTGCACTTTCCAAAAAGCGAAATGTTTAAACCGTGGCAAATTTTTACCCATATGTTTATGCATGCTTCCTATTATCCTTCCGGTACAGGTA includes:
- the idi gene encoding isopentenyl-diphosphate Delta-isomerase, with the protein product MEEEKVILVNEKNEQIGVMGKMEAHEKALLHRAFSVFVFNNKGETLLQKRALHKYHSPGLWTNTCCSHQKEGESNIEAGKRRLMEEMGFTTSLEESVSFIYKAPFDNGLTEHEYDHVLTGRFEGEPNINPDEVVEWKWMNLEDIKNDIGLQPHIYTEWFKIIFDNFYNHLKKQSDESKS
- a CDS encoding DUF721 domain-containing protein, which translates into the protein MPRHNEHISLSDALKEFIHENKLEKGIDRVNVREAWVNLMGKGVNNYTADVQLKNTTLYVSLSSSVLREELSYGKEKIIKMINEELGKELVKELILR
- a CDS encoding type I phosphomannose isomerase catalytic subunit yields the protein MNLYPLKFKPIYKERIWGGTKLNSELNKDAEGDLIGESWELSDVKGDVSIISNGNLQGRSLEEVIQQSKEELLGKSVVERFGNKFPVLIKFIDAKQDLSIQLHPHDDLAMKRHNSFGKTEMWYIMQADPGAKLIVGFNKDVSKEEYVQHLQGGTLLDILNYETVKEGDTFFINTGKIHAIGAGVLLAEIQQTSDITYRVYDFNRKDKDGNTRELHTELAVDAIDYKKKDDFKVKYEATKNKHNNMVACKYFTTNYLDINGKLTVNLEERDSFTIYMCVSGSAQIDTSNGSETIQRGETILIPAAIKNLDIKAGSAKLLEVYI
- a CDS encoding peroxiredoxin; the encoded protein is MSLQPGNTIPFFRLKDQNGKEFDISSLIGKQPFVIYFYPKDFTPGCVKEACSFRDNYETFKEMGAEVIGISSDSENKHQKFSTTYNLPFTLLSDPRNKVRELFGVKKNLFGLLPGRETYVCNSEGKVMMVFNSVKSAAHIEKALTILKNIKK
- a CDS encoding ATP-binding protein, with translation MPVIDSINYFIKEANQKTLDYKIRGMWALKARYLVPEIPDSLKPRYYYDIAISFYRIKDFEKYHDISLKALKSAKKNEKDTIYAESLYNLAYYYLNKNYRSDSAYFYFNEMEKAYSKIKDTLKIGQAILNKGIVQQGENDYFGAQATVVRAIPYFEIVKDDRFLSSAYNTLANLDIELGEYNNAIQNHQKALAYRRKLENKYLEAHSLNNIGVVYKEQKKYDKAIEYYSQALSYKNLYEEKPLFYAKVLDNLAYAKFKSGIKSDLPTLFYKAFKIKDSLKDFIGILSSKIKLAEYFEENNKKDSAKFYAYEAKELAEKLKLKDEQLKVLSVLSRLESEEKALAFSQQYIAISDSLQMQERTSRNQFARIRFETDQIVSENEKITREKELLVFVIAILFTLGLLLYIIIKQMNQNKELMYQQQQQQANEEIYNLMLSQQIKLEEGRQLEKQRISRDLHDGVLGSLFGTRLSLESLILRDTQNSEEKSRHIRELKKIEQEIRNISHDLSSELFSSDLGYVEVVEKLIKTQTSITNLDFEFINNADIKWDRVSSKVKIHLYRIIQEALQNINKHAHATKVRVKLLENKKSIHLEIVDNGVGFKVDKTKGGIGLKNIETRVLEVSGKINITSEKNKGTTMTINVPLQ
- a CDS encoding 6-pyruvoyl trahydropterin synthase family protein; its protein translation is MKVKVSRKAHFNAAHRLYNNKWDLDKNTAVFGKCNNPNFHGHNYELIVSVTGHIHPETGYVMDMKELKELIYNEIEQVFDHKNLNLDVDEFKNLNPTAENIAVVIWNKLRPYIAEENELEVVLFETPRNFVTYTGV
- a CDS encoding response regulator, with product MENIVRILMIDDHPMIIEGYQNTLLGNKKEGNYELDISIANTCDQAFEKIKSSASSATPFDVLFIDINLPPSSNGTITSGVDLAVHAKRLLPDAKIIILTMHNEDFRIHNVLKNADPDGFLIKSDLTSEELILAFNSIMSGTPYYSSTVNNHFRKRIKNNFTLDEKNIKILYHLSRGVKTKNLTNYIGLSLSAIEKRKSQIKELFDIAEGDDEALLGEARKRGFI
- a CDS encoding LytR/AlgR family response regulator transcription factor codes for the protein MKYPYVIVDNQTQAIDRLKEAFRDYPEYYCVGISGNRDDAVSLILDKSPRLVFLEVEIPDCYNNMSVFSLINELKKYIDTLPEIIVTTTSDQYAIEAIRNGVHDYLLKPLSNNYLKMALLRFSKKQQELPETICVKSHGDYRYVNMNEVLYLKADNNTTDFYMSDGKTIGAYKTLKYFEESLPKYFVRIHNSYIINTNYVTRIHFGKSKFSIKDFTDTIPFSKSYKENVELIKNNLSQQNLLYV